The nucleotide window TAATCAAGCTGATAGGTGTTAACAAAGACATGCCATTAGATGGCTCTGCAAAGTAAAATTAGATGAGTAAAGTAACTTAATCGATGCATTTATCAGGTGTAGCTCTGTACTCTGTTTACTGATAGATAATGCAACTACACGAGGAAATGCCTTCAGTGTTCACACAGATAAGAATACAACCAAGCCTTCAACACCTTCCTCTGCTTCATTCCTTCACTGGAGAACAGAAAGCACATGGACGACTGACTCGTATCAGGTTCCTGCTCTATATATAACCAGAGGGAAAAACACAAGAGTGCTTTCAAAACAGATGCAGGGTTGCTGTGAAATGAAAAGACATCCAACAACACACGTTTCATCGTTTTCCTGTGGACAACATATGAGTCCTTTCAAATCAAACGGGTTCTCAGCTTAATCATTATATAACCTatacattaatttgtttatttattcccaTCTCCTttcatgttaattattttaataaggaTGGAGTGACCTATAaagactgttgttgtttttttgagacCAAGTACAAAGGCTTCCACAGTCATGATTGCTTTGCCATTTCAATGCGTCTATGAAGCCCAAAAAAATCTCTAGCTGGGCAACTCTTGATCTGGAGGCAGCCAGTACTGAAGATGTGCCAGTGTCATCATCTCACATCTGCGTGGTCTCGATCAAGATGTGTTGTGATTGAATCAACATGGGCTCTGGCTGTTCTCTGGGTCAGCAGATCACTGTGTGGTGACATCTGATACTAACACTGCTGACGGAAAAATAACCTTCAGCAGGCCAGTGCACTGTACACAATGTGTCCACTTCAAAGTTGTTTTCTTGCACTTTGGATCTCAGCAAGACTGGAACTTTTGATGCAACATTTTGCAGCTGATCCTACTAAAACTATTTGTTTTTTGCTACCAGTGCCATACTGGAAATTTCCAGTAACAGATAACAGGGGAGACTGTCGTAAGTGCTGTACAGGATGAAAATGCATGGGTGTGGAGATCTGTCTCGTCGTCAGTACTATCACTATTCTCAGAACTAATTTGGAAATCACTAGGACATTGTGCAACTTGGTTTGCGCAAGTAGTGACTAGACCTTTCTGCCTCCATTTATCACAAAACATCTTCACATTTAGGTCAAACTCGCATTTACAACTCCAACAAACTGcagagaacaataaaacccaGCATCTGACAAACAACAAAATGCAATGCAGCTCTAAAACCATGCCTTACAGCAGAAGATTGGGATTGTTTTTGTACTGTAAACTCGTCATGACTGGCGCAGTAAGCCCCGCCCCGCGGAGGTGTCAATCACCGTGACGTCACGACCACTATTAAAGAAAACTAACAAACAGCAGCaagaaaaacacagacacacaccggcGGAATAACAGCACGGACCGTCGCCGAGGGTGTAAAACAAAGTCTTTATACTGTGGGAGCTTCTCTTTTTACTCGGATAAGGCAagtaagacacttttttttcccaCATTACATTTCGCTTTAAACCTCATGCTAAGGTTATAGGAAAATATGACTCGTTTCGGTAAAATTAAGTAGCTTAGTAGGCCTGATTTCCGTTTTAATAAAGTTATTCGCTGATATAATGTTCTTTAATTTGTTAACTGTTAGTCGAAAATGATGAACTTGCGGAGTTTAACCAAATATGGCTGTTAGCTGATGCTAGCATGTTAGCTAGCTAAATTagcctgttgttgttgttccttTCAACCTAAAAGCTGAAATATGACACGAAACGGTAGATTTAGGTTTAAACACGCGTGTTTCATTATTAACGTGTTGTTTGTTTCGCATTTAAACCAAGTTTCAGGGTTGCTGAGATGAAACGCGTCCGTTTGTTGCAGTTAGCTTCATGTATTTGAGGGTTTAGGATAAAGTTAAGTGTTTATATATAACCATTAATCGAGTAATTAGCTCCGTGAAAGTGTTTTCGGTTTTATTTCGTCTCATTTCATGTGTCGATTGAGATAAGATACACTATGTTAACTATTTGGGGTTTGAGTTTGCTGTGTCTTTATTATCTCCAAGTGAACTGATAGACGTCTTTTAAAAACGTTTTCCGTCTTGATTTCCTAATTACTTTGACGGATGTGTCCTGAACTAACACACTGGTTGTCCAATTGTGTTTTCGTTATTAAGGGTTGCATTGTTTGCTCAAACAGGAAGAGTGTTTGAAACAAAGGCAAACACTGGTCGCATTGACCCCGAGTCAGATATAAAGCAGATCAAGCTCTACATCAGGGTCCATCCTCACTCATTCACATCAGACTGAAGACAGCTCGGGTTTGAGCACACCAGTGCTGCTGTGGAGAGGTTTATGAGCTTTATAGACCACTGTATGTTTGTTAGCCGAGATGCTAGTGTTAGCATGACTCGGTGGATTTCATTGAGGCCTCAAACACTGATATAGCTCAATAAAATATCACGTTTATACCCGGTTTACATGCTACAGTGCGGTTTTAGACCTTATCTGAGCTGTACGTGTCTTTTAAATGCTTGGTGCATTGAGGCACAGCGTGTGAGCTTTGAGTAATGAGCTGCTTTCTGAAGTCTTTATCCATCTATGGTGTCTCTTGAGCAGAATGGTTTTGCTTTTGtgcagatatttaataaaatgctttgtTCTGCCGTGTATTTTCTGTCATACAATCAGGGCTAAATGACAAGGATGTCTGAAACGCATGGGGAAAAACATCCCTGTTGGGGCTTTGCCATATTTGGCTTTTATCAACATACATGATTAAGGGAGGAGGGCTCCTACTGGAGGTGTGTGATGTAATGGAGGCAGGTCAGGACGATCAGGGTATTTATAGTCAGGACACACTGCTTCTGAACAACATGTCACATGGATGAGAGCTAATCCAGCCGTCCATGAGATCGAGAGCGAGGGGCAATGCGCTTGCTCTTCAGGGGAAAACCTCTGACGATGAGAGGCGGAGGCCAAATGCTGCAGTCTTGTTTACTTCCAGACAAGAGATCCCTCCCTGAAATGTCAGTCCTGACAAGTCTCCGGTTTATTGCTGGAAAGCGTCGGCTGTTTGGATGTGGATGCTGTTTCTGCTGAACATGATGTCCTTTACACCTCACACTGTATAGTCACACTTCATCTGTCTAGCAGGTGATCACAAATACTGATGcttgagtaaatgatgccagTGAAATTACTTTTGAGAGTTATAGTTGATGCGgttacaaaaaaagaagaaagcacTTTATTAAGTGTTACACTAGAATTTACTGTTATCATAAATGCATAGTTATTTATAATGTGACCATGGAGCAAGATTGGGTGAGAAAACCAAAAGATGATTTAATAATTGAATGTTTTTATAAGTCTAATATTGTTTTTAGTTTGTAAAAATAAGAACACATCCTAATTGAAAACAATGGGACATGTACAATAAATCAAAGGTACAAATGTGCATTAagtgctttacatttttaatatactgtaGTCCTGTATAATGGTagcttttaagtaaaaaaaaaaacaaaaatagataaaAGCAAAATTGAATgaaagtacaaataaaataactacTCGTCTGGGGACTGATCTAAATTATGTCTGAGTAGTTACTGATTGATAATATTCTTGTTGTAGCTAAACTATTGTCTTGTAGCCCAATCCTAATTAATATCAAGATTTAGTTTGAGGTTTTCAGTACTTTGTAATCATTTGTTTAATTCCTGTGACACACAGCAGAAATTTTGAAATGAGAGTTTAGTGTTCTTCTCATCTGGTTTTGTTATATAAAGAGGTTTGGTCCACATCAAGCACTCTACTGTGAAAGTTTCCTCAGCGCAATGTTGAAGGCATTCAGAAGATAATTTAAAATAGTTCAGTGCATGACAATATTTTGGGAAGTTACGCTGTATCTAAATGTTAGTGGATGGAATCACAACAGCAGCGTGGAGATTTCATATTGTGGAAATAAACAGCTGGTAATGATTGCTAAAGAAGCAAAAggacaaaataaaaaccaaagaATAGTGGAGATGGAAAACCTCATTTGAAACATTTTCACAGCAGAATTAAACACtgaaaaattaagtaaatgtcTTGTCAATAATGCACACCCATTAGTCAGCaatttattttaagatccaattcttgctattaaaaaccattatgcctcaaattcctaatttgctgcttattaatagttaataatgtAGTTGAGTCTAGGTATTGAGTAGGTTCAGCactgcagaatatgtgctttattagaAGTACTCCTAAACAGCCTACATGTTAATaaaaggcatgctaataagcagctagttaagtGAGAATTGATCCCTATACTACAGTGTTACGCTAACCTTTGAGTTTATTTGTATTCGGAGTGAACTCAGACACTCTTGTGATCTTAGATTGGAGGACAGAGGTGATGCAGTGATCACTGACATTCAGAAGAATGTGTGCTTGTCAGATAATGGTCTTGTTCACAGCTTGTGGGCTAACGTTTTGGTTCTGCGAATGGGTGCAGTGTTTTTCTGTCATGATCTTCGTGACGTTACTGTTCCTCTCTCGTCTGACGTAGCCTCTCTGTGTTATGTGTTAATGACGGCTGTTACTGGATGACAGTGAAACACACTGCAGGTTCCAGGAAGTCTCGCAGGTTGACCTACATTCATCCAGCTCAGTCTGGTTGTAAAACGATCACATGACCGTGACGTGAGTTTAAAGGAATGGGCTCGAATCAGGCGATTCTGTGGCCAGTGTTCAGACGTGTGACTCTTAATCTGACCTTGCACCTTCACCACTGTAAATCCTCTTAATGAGGGCGGTCTTTGATTCACGTTATGCTGACGACTCGTGTGTTGTTCTCAACAGGAATCGCTCATTTTTGGAGAGATGGCCCAGGAGACCAATCAAAGCCCCATGCTCTGTGCCACCGGCTGCGGGTTCTACGGCAACCCTCGGACCAATGGCATGTGCTCGGTCTGTTACAAAGAGCATCTAACACGACAGAACAACGGGGGAGTCAGTCCTATTAGCACAATGGGTATGTGTTTCCGCTCTGAACGTCAGCTGTGTGGGTGAGATTGATTGTTCCTCATTAACTGAGGGGGTCTGGTCTGTTCCAGCAGCTTCCAGCAGTCCTACCTCTGAATCCTCGGCCATCCAGATCATAGAAGCTACGCTAAACAACTCCTCGTCTGCTAGCGCTGAGTCACCTAGCGGCTCCGCGGCTGCTCTTCCCGTTACACAACAGATGACGGAGATGAGCATTTCTTGTGAAGACGAGGGGGTCTTGCCTAAAGTTGAACTTCCTGAACCAGGTTGGTATTTCTGTTTCAGACTTGAGGAAGTGTCTCGAGTCAAGACTGTGTTCAGAATTGAGTCCTGACTTACTGCAAGCAAGGAAGTGAACTTGTTTGAATGGAGCACGTTTTAAAACCGTTTACATGTGTACGtgcacacactatatatatatatatatatatgtatgtatgtatatgtgcatACACAAATACTACATACTCAGGGACTTTGTGTAGCTAAAAGTTTCACCAGAAaagatgtattaaaaaaaacttgtaacTGCTGTATTTTTCAGTTTGCCTTTTCATTGTTCATGTAATTTGTATTGTAACTAATAGCCTTATTTTAtggcaataaaaaaatgactACTGTTGAGGTCATTATGAGCGTGCTAACTTAGCATGTGCTATGTAGTTCTCTTAAATGAGAATTCATACATTCAATTTAGTTTACAAAATCTTAACACTTGATACTCGTATGTTGAAAATGAAAGTTCAAGAAGACTGCATTGCTAGGTGGAACAAGGAAGTGTTCTCTTGGATGCAAAccctttttgtaatatatatattcacattgcACATCAGCTACACATTTGGGGAAATACTGCGTAatcaattatttaatgtatacaATGTTTGTGTAATGTACATACTGCAGAAGTTATAGTATAACTTTCAATGCTCTTATTATTAAGAGATTAATATAGTATGACCATGCATCCTTAAATTTTTTTAAGGACATGTTCTGGACAGGATTTGTAATTTTCCTGAAATGTCTGGGTTTTGGCTTGTTTTTCAATTGGTTTCATGTTTGCTGACGGTTATGAGTGAAAAGCAGTTTGAATAAAGTGTGCAGGCATTGCACATAATCGCCTGTGACAAGGTGGATCAGGAGAATAAGAGCGGTGCATAATAATGTCTGAAAACTGTTAATGGCAAAAGAAAGCCAAAACTGGGAGATTTTAGGCAGTTTGGAAATGCTACTACATGTCCGGTTTCATTATTAGTCAAAGTAATTCACTTTACTAAACTTGTAGTTGTGAGCTGTTAATTGGTGACTGTTTTTCCAGTTGTCACTCAGCCGACAGCATCCAGCGCTCCTCTGAGCACCGCTGAAGAGACCAAAACCCCCGACGCCCTCAAACCCAAGAGGAACAGGTGCTTCATGTGCCGCAAGAAGGTCGGCCTGACAGGTGGgcacacacacatcacagctCAGATGCAGTCTCTCTGTGCAGCGGTTCTGATGATGTCTGCTTTGTCAGGGTTCGACTGCCGCTGTGGGAATCTCTTCTGTGGACTCCATCGCTACTCGGACAAGCACAACTGCCCCTACGACTACAAGGCGGAGGCTGCGGCCAAGATCCGCAAAGAGAACCCGGTGGTGGTGGCCGACAAGATTCAGAGAATATAAAGCGCTCGCCATCGCAAGAGAGATCGGATACAAGGACTCGCACTTTGACCTGTGCTCCAAGAGACTAgttttttaaattacagtatgGGAAAGAATCTTGTTTCTAAGCCAATGCATGAGTGATCACTTTGTTTCCATCTTTCTTTTGCTTTCTGTTGATGATATATGAGCTTCAAGTTAAAACAAATGGAAAAAAGAGAGCCTATAAAAGGTGTGAAGCCAGAGACATTTGGCTAACGAGAGGAAGACGTTGTGCTGAAGGATCCCGGTCGGACTCTGACCCGAGCAGCAGTGCATGGCTGGTTCATGTAGCAAGGACGCTCTTCTGTCTCCTGTTCTCCAGACAGCCTTCTTTCTGCTCGAGCCTCAGCCAGCTGTTGGAGTGATGCTGGGGTTTCCCTGTCGGTCGACTGTTAAGAATGATTTTTAAACCATTGACAGACTTCGTGAAAAATATGTAATCCAATTGGGATGGTTTAACGCAGCCAGACCAGAATGAGCGACTGCATCCATGATACCCTGTCAAGTTCAGATGAGGTTGGACATGGCCACAACACAAAACCAGTTATTCATTCTCCCACAAGGTCCTTTAAGACATTTGTATTCATTTCATTGAGTTGTAATGTGACACTGGTTTGATGGATGGGCTCGTTGGGTTTAAATGGGTGTTTTGCATGGGTAGTGAAATGAGTATTTTACAGTAGACTGCATACTTTTCTTCTGCTCTCTAATTCACCTTTCTCACGTGTGACTTGATCTTTTTAGTAGGTATTGAGTGTTAAATGCTGGTAAGAAATGATGGTATTGTTTAGTGTCATTTACTCAACCCTCAGGTGTTGTGTCATTGGGAGGATGTGAGTTAGTCGCCATCGTTTTCATCTGAGGCTCGGTCCGGTTCTTGTTTTTAGGTCTGGCTGCACAGCGCTGGTTTATTTTAGAGCTTTGTGAGATTACACCGTGAAATTAACCATCTGTTTGGATTTGATTTTTAGTTCTGCAAGCTTGTACAaaccatcttttatttattttatgtattgcgCATATAATCTTGTTACCCAACATTACTGCGAAATTGTATCTTGTAAATAAAATGATGTACAGAGATATTATTAAAGTGTGTACTGTGCTGTTGTCATGATGTCATAAACATGTCTATTCTGTGGCTAAGAGATATTTCTGCAAAATAACGGAaagacagctaaaaaaaaaagggttaattGGCAGTGTCATGTTTTCAGTCTAAactacaaataatacaaaagatAAAATTGCCAAATGGTCAGGAAGAATCATTTTTGTCAGATTGTATTTCAATACAAGTGTAAGTTAATAAAAATTAACCTGCGGCAATGAGTAGCCCGAATCTGAGGGGGATTTGGCAAACCACTATGATCACGAGAACTATGACTGCTttaattcagaaatgtttttgtaaacctGCCACAATCCTCCTATTATAAACGAAgcaattttcattttgaaaaaccCTCATCACTAACAAACTGACAACCAAACAAGTGAtcacaacaaaaatattatttatattttagagtAGCCACACATGGTATTTGTACAacagtgttgaaaaaaaaaagtcccactCTGTTACGAATTGCATGAATTACGTAAATGGCagcttattttcaataaaaaaaaaaactgaaagacaCCTATTAATAAAATTAGATATTAGTAGTTAAAACTGTTCTCATTTTGCATTTTTTGACCCAAGTAATAACAAATGTTTCCTTAGGTGAGAATtaacacgtaaaaaaaaaaacagttgcatgcatttattcattacacaaaaTGTTTAATCCGAACTGGTAACGGTTTTGATGCATTGTGGACATGAAGGCACTTCACCTCATCTGAACTGCTGATCCAGACACAACTCCAGCTCAACGTGTTCTTCAGGGCATTTGTCTGTGTTTGGCACGTCTGATGAAGGTTTTCTCGCTCCATTTGTTCGGCGGCAGCATGTAGGGACCGTTGTGCACACAGAGGATGGTCATCTGCTCCGCGTACTTCAGGTTCTGTaggagctacacacacacacacacacactcaatgacGCACATC belongs to Carassius gibelio isolate Cgi1373 ecotype wild population from Czech Republic chromosome B10, carGib1.2-hapl.c, whole genome shotgun sequence and includes:
- the LOC127966302 gene encoding AN1-type zinc finger protein 5 isoform X1, with protein sequence MAQETNQSPMLCATGCGFYGNPRTNGMCSVCYKEHLTRQNNGGVSPISTMAASSSPTSESSAIQIIEATLNNSSSASAESPSGSAAALPVTQQMTEMSISCEDEGVLPKVELPEPVVTQPTASSAPLSTAEETKTPDALKPKRNRCFMCRKKVGLTGFDCRCGNLFCGLHRYSDKHNCPYDYKAEAAAKIRKENPVVVADKIQRI
- the LOC127966302 gene encoding AN1-type zinc finger protein 5 isoform X2, which gives rise to MAQETNQSPMLCATGCGFYGNPRTNGMCSVCYKEHLTRQNNGGVSPISTMASSSPTSESSAIQIIEATLNNSSSASAESPSGSAAALPVTQQMTEMSISCEDEGVLPKVELPEPVVTQPTASSAPLSTAEETKTPDALKPKRNRCFMCRKKVGLTGFDCRCGNLFCGLHRYSDKHNCPYDYKAEAAAKIRKENPVVVADKIQRI